The region TTCTTTTTGGTAAAGCCACGTTATTTCCCCTTATTCTTCGAGATTCAGTTCTCTTAACTTTTGCCAGCGTGGATCAATGGTCTCCGTATCGCAATCACAACTCGATACATTTAAATTGGTCCCGCACTGGGCACAAAGTCCCTGGCAATCTTTTTTGCACAGGAATTTTACCGGTAAGTCCAATAAAATAGCGTCGTGGATATAGCCGGTTACATCGATAGCTTGCGCATCATCCGGTATATAGATGATGTCATCCTCGAGTTCAAATTCTTCAGCGTTATCCAGTACAATCAGGGTGCTGAGCTCCAGGTCCAATACACGGGTGAAAGTAGTTAAACACCGATGACATTCCAAAGAAGCAATACCGGCCAAATCACCAGCCAGATAGTAGCCGTGGTCCGCCTCAATGAGATGAAATCTGATATCAATTTCACGGACAGGAAACTCTATATCAGAGAGCCCCAATTCTTCCTGAGACCCACTGAAATGAAATTCCAGATCTCCCTCTTGCTGCAACCGTTGTAAAGGTATCTTAATCATGAATTTCGAATTTAAGGGAGGGGTATAAGTGAGTCAAGCCGAAATCAAACAGCGATTTCGGCTTGACGAAAGGAAATCGGATGTCGGAGGTGTTACAGCCCTTTGTCCGGGCTGTCCTCCGTGTCCTCTGAATCTTCTTCAGGGTCAGATGTGAATTCCTCCTCGATATCGGATTCCGTATCATCAAGGTCTTCGTCCTCATCCAGGTCAAGATCCAGGTCGTCATCCACGTCAAATTCATCGTCTTCTTCGGCCAGCTCGTCTTCATCCTTGCGCTCTAAAAGGTTCTCATCGTCCTTCTTTTTGCGCAGAATAATGTAAATCATAGTTTGACCGACGCTGTCCAGTGATTGGAGATACGAAACCACCACCGCCAGAATCGCGAACAGGGACAGCGCAAGAATCCCGGAACCGATAGCTTCGGTGACATTCAATTGTCCGCCACCTACATAAATATACCCTGACTGAACAAACGGGGAACTGAACAGATTAATAAACTGATGATACACCGGTGAGTTGCCGCCAAGATAATACAGGGCGGTTTCCAGCATCTGGAAGAGCTTGTCGCCCATCAACCAGTTCATTCCGAATACCACGGAGATAAACCAGACACCGCCAGCCATCACTAAACCAAAGATGTAGGATGCAACGCTGGTTAATACACCCCATATGACTTCATAGGTGACCAGACGCCACGGCTGCGCCCAGAGCAGAGAGTAGCTCTGGAAAACCGCCTCAAGTGTGTCCTCTTCAGACGTACCGACGATTGCCGGGGTAAAGGTGATAACAATAAGGAAAACGATTGCCGAATAAAGCACAAATATCGCTACCGGAAAATAGAGGAGGTACGGCAGCGAAAAGATGAATTCACCCACGAAGGGGATCTTCCCGAGCAGGGCAGCGATCACAGCCATAATCAGGAAAAAGACAATAATGCCAACGATAGATACCGGTGCGAAAATTAATGGATGCCAGTGTTTCTTAACGAAACGCCATCCGTCACCGCTGGAGAAAAAGAAGTCACCCTTAAACTCTTTATAGGTAATACGCGCCACGGCAAGATTCGCAAAATAATATGCCAGTATCCAAACCAATCCGCCAATTAAATAGAAACCCCACCCGAGGTTTGTCAACGGGACATCATAGGGGAATGGAAAAAAATGATATTCAGCAAAGGCATTCGCAAAACTGTAGCCGCTGGCCAGAATCCCAATATAGGAGAAAATAATAAAACCAATATAGCCAACGATGTTCGCGACGAACATGGTCCAGATTTTTTTCCCGCTCAGCGCGACGCGGGGAATGCGTAAAACATCTCGAAAATCGAAATATAGATCCTGTTTCATGCTGGGTTCCCTCCTTCAGTCATTACGCAAATAAATCAATAGGTAGCTTATAACTGCGTTTATGAGTCTTTCCGCTGAAAGTCCACCCAGATAGATTCATCCGGGAGTTCCGATTCGCTGACGAGTTTCCGTCGCAAGGATTTGGCGGCTTCTGGCGAGCTGAATGAACCGACGCGTACCCGATACCAGACTTGACCGGTATCCGGGAATTTGGCCCGCTGGATGTAAGCATCGTATCCCAGTTTTTTTACGGTATTCGCTACGCTCTCCGCTTTACTGAATGTTCTCCAGGCGGAGACCTGTACCGTATACCTTCCAGGGACTCTCGGAATCAGGTCTGCGCGATCTGTGGATTTTTGCCGGGTGCTGGTCGGCTGAGATGCTTTTTCCTTCGACGGTTTTGGCTTCGCCGGTTCCTCAGCAGTCTCTGCCATTTCTTCAGTGGATTCTTCCGGCTGCTCCATCGCAGTGGTATCTTCCTCTTCGGTCATCTTTTGCTGCTGGCGGCCTGATACATTGACAACAAATGGCTGAACGGCAATCTCTTCCCCGGATTGATCAGTGACGGCATACTGAAGCCGATACATTCCGGTATCCGGAGGAATGAAAGAAACCTGTGGACTTGTATTTATTGGCTGGAAATCGTACTGACTCAGGGAAACAGTAGACGGAGTCTCCGTGAACGACCACTCCACCATATAGTCTGCCTGCATGTCATCGGCCTGAATCTCCAGGTTGACCGGTTGATTTGCGGTCCCACTTTGTTCGATCGGAGTACGATCATCGGCACCACATCCAATGAGCAGCAACGATATCAGACCGATTAAAATTAATTGACGCTTGCGCATGGCAGCCCCCCAAATTATTAGGTAATAGCGGTTTGGAACTTAGGACAATTACGTTATAATATCCCGCCCGGTGAAGAAAAATGCAATCTCTTTTTGAGCATTCTCAGGACTATCAGATCCGTGTACGGCGTTGTTTTGCAGGGATTCTGCGTACAGTTTTCTCACCGTTCCCTCATTAGCTTCTTCAGGATTGGTAGCCCCGATTACCTCTCGGAAATAGGATACGGCATGCTCGTGTTCCAGAACCATAGGAATGCACGGCCCGGAAGTCATAAACTCAACCAAATCATTATAGAACGGCCGTTCTTTATGGACGGCGTAGAATTCCCGGGCCTCAGCGGTGGTCAGGTGCGTCTGCTCCATCGCGACAATACGCAACCCTTTATCCAGGATATGATCGATGATTTTTCCCTGATAACCGTTGCGAATCGCGTCCGGTTTGATGATTGCTAGTGTGCGCTGCATGAATAACTCCTTCAGTATTAAAGTGTTCGTGTGTTTAAGTGTTCAGGTTAACACCTGTGATATTGTGTTAAGGTGTTATAGTTTAAAAAGGTCATGCTTCTTGTATCCACACTCCTGTGTTTAAGATTGCCAGTCTCCTGATTTCAATTGCCACCAGTTTTTCACTTTTCTTCACCACGGTAGACTCACGCCTCAGGACTCGGGCTTCCGGTTTTTTAAACTTTTAATTTCTACATTATTCATCCTTCAATCGCTGGTGGATAGGCACTTGGACATTGGAAATTCTCCCTTCTCCGGTTAAAACCGCTACGGGGACTTAAAGCGGGATACCAATCTTTCTAACCTTTGAGTGCCTTCGCTACATTTTTACCGATAGTGGCCGGGCTATCGCAGACCGTGATTCCTGCAGCCCGGAGCGCCTTCATTTTGTCCTCCGCGGTACCCTGGCCGCCGGAGACGATTGCACCGGCGTGCCCCATGCGACGTCCGGGAGGGGCGGTTTGCCCCGCAACGAATGCGATCACGGGTTTGTTAAAATTATTTTCAGTAACCCAATTCGCTGCTTCTTCTTCCGCCGATCCACCGATTTCGCCAATGAGGACAACCGCATCGGTGTCATCGTCTTTGGCAAATAGTTGTAACAAGTCAATAAAAGTACTGCCAATGATTGGATCACCGCCAATGCCGATGGCGGTTGATTGGCCGTATCCATGATTGGTGATCTGGTGCACCGCCTCATAGGTGAGGGTGCCGCTTCGGGAAATAATACCCACACGGCCAGGCTCATGGATGAAGCCCGGCATAATACCGATCTTTGATTCACCCGGCGTGATAACGCCCGGACAGTTGGGACCGACTAATCGTGTTGGTTTGTCCTCGAGATAACGCCGAACCTGAACCATATCCTTGACCGGAATACCCTCGGTAATACAGACGACTAAGTCCAAATCCGCATCCGCGGCTTCCATTATTGCATCCGCGGCAAACGGCGGCGGAACAAAAATAATCGATGTGTTTGCGTCGGTCTTCTCTTTGGCTTCCTTTACCGTATTATATACAGGAACGCCGTGATGCGTCTGGCCCCCTTTACCCGGGGTAACACCGGCGACAATATTCGTCCCGTATTCCAGCATCTGTGAGGTGTGAAACGAACCCTCGCTCCCGGTGATTCCCTGCACAATGAGCCGGGTATCGTTGTTGACTAAAATGCTCATGAATTGCTCCTTCTGAATTTATGCTGCGACGGCAACTGACTTCTCTGCCGCATCCTTTAGACTTTTGGCTACCGTGAA is a window of Candidatus Neomarinimicrobiota bacterium DNA encoding:
- the ndk gene encoding nucleoside-diphosphate kinase, whose translation is MQRTLAIIKPDAIRNGYQGKIIDHILDKGLRIVAMEQTHLTTAEAREFYAVHKERPFYNDLVEFMTSGPCIPMVLEHEHAVSYFREVIGATNPEEANEGTVRKLYAESLQNNAVHGSDSPENAQKEIAFFFTGRDIIT
- a CDS encoding DUF177 domain-containing protein, which gives rise to MIKIPLQRLQQEGDLEFHFSGSQEELGLSDIEFPVREIDIRFHLIEADHGYYLAGDLAGIASLECHRCLTTFTRVLDLELSTLIVLDNAEEFELEDDIIYIPDDAQAIDVTGYIHDAILLDLPVKFLCKKDCQGLCAQCGTNLNVSSCDCDTETIDPRWQKLRELNLEE
- a CDS encoding SPOR domain-containing protein, with translation MRKRQLILIGLISLLLIGCGADDRTPIEQSGTANQPVNLEIQADDMQADYMVEWSFTETPSTVSLSQYDFQPINTSPQVSFIPPDTGMYRLQYAVTDQSGEEIAVQPFVVNVSGRQQQKMTEEEDTTAMEQPEESTEEMAETAEEPAKPKPSKEKASQPTSTRQKSTDRADLIPRVPGRYTVQVSAWRTFSKAESVANTVKKLGYDAYIQRAKFPDTGQVWYRVRVGSFSSPEAAKSLRRKLVSESELPDESIWVDFQRKDS
- the sucD gene encoding succinate--CoA ligase subunit alpha, with the translated sequence MSILVNNDTRLIVQGITGSEGSFHTSQMLEYGTNIVAGVTPGKGGQTHHGVPVYNTVKEAKEKTDANTSIIFVPPPFAADAIMEAADADLDLVVCITEGIPVKDMVQVRRYLEDKPTRLVGPNCPGVITPGESKIGIMPGFIHEPGRVGIISRSGTLTYEAVHQITNHGYGQSTAIGIGGDPIIGSTFIDLLQLFAKDDDTDAVVLIGEIGGSAEEEAANWVTENNFNKPVIAFVAGQTAPPGRRMGHAGAIVSGGQGTAEDKMKALRAAGITVCDSPATIGKNVAKALKG